The following are from one region of the Roseobacter fucihabitans genome:
- a CDS encoding ABC transporter substrate-binding protein, whose protein sequence is MKYKLATWATAALMAASPALADLVLPSLSFRTGPYAVGGIPLADGYADYFTMVNARDGGIGGVPVRILECETGYNTEKGVECYESTKGEGSLLYQPFSTGITYQLIPKVTADGIAMHTMGYGRTSAANGKVFSNIFNFPANYWDAASVAINYLLDQNGGDISGRKIALVYHNSAYGKEPIRTLEKLSEKYGFELSLLPVDHPGQEQKSQWLQIRRDKPDNVLMWGWGVMNQVAVQEAANIRYPMENFIGAWWSGAEADVIPAGAAANGYKALTMNGVGKEYPIYADIQKYVVDAGKAAGAGDQIGTVLYNRTIYAGFLAHMAILKAQEIHGVMDITQAMMVDGMENLEITNALMAEYGVAGMGPEFAVSCENHGGPGLGAVTQWDASAGVWNQISEFKMSDREIIEPLIEEDSMAFAAENNIDLRCN, encoded by the coding sequence ATGAAATACAAACTGGCAACCTGGGCCACCGCGGCTCTGATGGCGGCAAGCCCTGCGCTCGCGGATCTTGTTCTGCCGAGCCTCAGCTTCCGCACCGGCCCTTATGCCGTTGGCGGCATCCCGCTGGCGGATGGCTATGCGGATTACTTTACCATGGTGAACGCGCGCGATGGGGGCATCGGCGGCGTGCCGGTGCGTATTCTGGAATGCGAAACCGGGTATAACACTGAAAAAGGCGTCGAGTGCTATGAGAGCACCAAGGGCGAAGGCTCGCTGCTCTATCAACCCTTCTCTACGGGCATCACTTACCAGCTGATCCCCAAGGTCACGGCAGACGGCATCGCGATGCACACTATGGGCTATGGCCGCACATCGGCCGCCAATGGCAAGGTCTTCTCGAATATCTTCAATTTCCCGGCCAACTATTGGGATGCGGCCTCCGTGGCGATCAACTATCTCCTGGATCAGAACGGTGGTGACATTTCCGGGCGTAAGATCGCATTGGTCTATCACAATTCCGCCTATGGCAAGGAGCCGATCCGCACGCTGGAAAAACTCTCCGAAAAGTACGGGTTCGAGTTGAGCCTGCTGCCAGTGGATCACCCCGGTCAGGAACAGAAATCGCAATGGCTGCAAATCCGCCGTGATAAGCCGGATAATGTGCTGATGTGGGGCTGGGGCGTGATGAATCAGGTCGCCGTGCAGGAGGCCGCCAACATCCGCTATCCGATGGAAAACTTTATCGGCGCATGGTGGTCCGGGGCCGAGGCGGACGTGATCCCGGCGGGCGCTGCGGCCAATGGCTACAAGGCGCTGACCATGAATGGTGTCGGCAAGGAATATCCGATCTATGCTGATATCCAGAAATACGTCGTGGATGCGGGCAAGGCCGCAGGTGCAGGCGATCAGATCGGCACGGTGCTTTACAACCGCACGATCTATGCCGGGTTCCTCGCGCATATGGCGATCCTAAAGGCGCAGGAAATCCATGGTGTGATGGACATCACGCAGGCGATGATGGTCGATGGTATGGAAAACCTCGAAATCACCAATGCGCTGATGGCAGAATACGGCGTCGCAGGCATGGGTCCTGAATTCGCGGTCAGCTGTGAAAATCACGGCGGTCCGGGTCTGGGCGCTGTGACGCAGTGGGATGCTTCGGCTGGCGTCTGGAATCAGATTTCCGAGTTCAAGATGTCGGATCGCGAGATCATCGAACCGCTGATCGAAGAGGACAGCATGGCCTTTGCGGCAGAGAACAACATTGATCTGCGCTGCAACTAG
- a CDS encoding ABC transporter ATP-binding protein: protein MPDADVAVETVLEVNNIEVIYNHVILVLKGVSLKVPKGGITALLGGNGAGKTTTLKAISGLLASERGEVTKGSIRYRGEVIQHQDPAETVKNGVVQVMEGRHCFEHLSVEENLLTGAYTRRDGKAAIAADLELVYGYFPRLKERRKSQAGYTSGGEQQMTAIGRALMSKPETILLDEPSMGLAPQLVEQIFEIVKSVNENEGVTFLLAEQNTNVALRFAHYGYILESGRVVMDGPAAELRENPDVKEFYLGMSEEGRKSFRDVRSYRRRKRWLS, encoded by the coding sequence ATGCCTGATGCCGACGTGGCAGTCGAGACTGTGTTGGAAGTCAACAACATCGAGGTGATCTACAACCATGTGATCCTCGTGTTGAAGGGCGTGAGCCTGAAGGTGCCCAAGGGCGGCATCACCGCTCTGCTGGGCGGCAACGGCGCGGGCAAAACGACGACGCTTAAGGCGATTTCGGGGTTGCTCGCCTCTGAGCGCGGTGAGGTCACAAAGGGCTCGATCCGCTATCGTGGCGAGGTGATCCAGCATCAGGACCCTGCCGAAACTGTTAAAAATGGCGTGGTGCAGGTGATGGAGGGGCGTCACTGCTTTGAGCACCTGAGCGTTGAAGAAAACCTGCTCACTGGGGCCTATACCCGGCGCGACGGCAAGGCGGCGATCGCGGCCGATCTGGAGTTGGTTTATGGGTATTTTCCGCGTCTGAAGGAACGCCGCAAATCGCAGGCAGGCTATACCTCAGGCGGTGAGCAGCAGATGACGGCGATTGGCCGTGCGCTGATGTCCAAACCCGAAACGATCCTGCTCGATGAACCCTCCATGGGGCTGGCACCGCAACTGGTCGAGCAGATCTTCGAGATCGTGAAATCGGTGAATGAAAACGAAGGCGTAACCTTCCTGCTGGCCGAACAGAACACCAATGTGGCGCTGCGCTTTGCGCATTACGGCTACATTCTAGAATCGGGTCGCGTGGTGATGGATGGTCCGGCGGCGGAGCTGCGCGAGAACCCGGACGTCAAAGAATTCTATCTGGGCATGTCGGAAGAGGGCCGTAAATCCTTCCGCGACGTGCGCAGTTATCGTCGCCGCAAGCGGTGGCTATCATAA
- a CDS encoding cupin domain-containing protein, whose translation MLKSAVVFVVLLIAAPVFADDLVVRKVLNEQPLSGSAGMVVIVSKLTVKPGGRIPLHTHPGDEHAVIVVGGQALMPNGKEMAFPDGTPMFFPAGQVHGGVTNQGEANIEIVTTHIVQADQPFQTAAE comes from the coding sequence ATGCTGAAATCTGCCGTGGTTTTTGTGGTGCTGTTGATTGCCGCGCCCGTTTTTGCCGATGACTTGGTGGTGCGTAAGGTGTTGAATGAACAACCGCTGAGCGGGTCGGCGGGGATGGTGGTGATCGTTTCTAAATTGACCGTGAAACCGGGCGGACGCATCCCGCTGCATACGCATCCCGGCGATGAGCATGCGGTGATTGTCGTGGGCGGTCAGGCCCTGATGCCAAACGGCAAAGAAATGGCTTTTCCCGATGGCACGCCGATGTTTTTCCCCGCGGGCCAAGTCCATGGCGGTGTGACCAATCAGGGGGAGGCCAACATCGAAATCGTGACCACCCATATCGTGCAGGCGGATCAACCCTTTCAGACGGCGGCCGAATAA
- a CDS encoding phenylacetate--CoA ligase family protein — protein MSNFYDDLETRSSDAREAAQLAVLNANIERIAAAPGACRIETGALGALSDLVRLPVLRKSDLTQWQADNPPFGGIPVNNITHVFQSPGPIYEPGGMSHDWWRMGRFLHAVGIGAGDVVQNCFGYHLTPAGMIFESGARAVGATVLPAGTGQTELQVQAAKAVGSTAYAGTPDYLKVILDKAAEMNVTLGITRAAVGGGALFPALRQEYADRGILCLQCYATADLGNIAYESPDFNSPVSPPEGMIVDEGVIVEIVTPGTGNPVSAGDVGEVVVTSLNPDYPLVRFATGDLSAVMPGQSPCGRTNMRIKGWMGRADQTTKIKGMFVRPEQVAALVARHDAILKARVIATRDGAQDVMTVQVEATGVSPDDIADAVVATLKMKGRVEVMAPGSLPKDGLVIEDQRSYE, from the coding sequence ATGTCTAACTTCTATGACGATCTGGAAACCCGCAGCAGTGACGCGCGCGAAGCGGCGCAATTGGCAGTGTTGAATGCCAACATTGAACGTATTGCTGCAGCACCGGGGGCCTGCCGGATCGAGACGGGTGCGCTGGGCGCGCTGAGCGATCTGGTGCGTTTGCCGGTGTTACGCAAATCTGATCTGACGCAGTGGCAGGCGGATAACCCGCCCTTTGGTGGTATTCCGGTCAATAACATCACCCATGTGTTCCAATCGCCGGGGCCGATTTACGAGCCCGGCGGTATGAGCCATGATTGGTGGCGTATGGGGCGTTTTTTGCATGCGGTGGGGATCGGCGCGGGCGATGTTGTGCAGAATTGCTTTGGCTATCACCTGACCCCTGCGGGGATGATTTTCGAGAGCGGCGCACGGGCCGTGGGGGCGACCGTGTTGCCCGCTGGCACCGGGCAGACAGAGTTGCAGGTTCAAGCGGCCAAGGCGGTGGGATCAACCGCCTATGCGGGCACGCCGGATTATTTGAAGGTGATCCTTGATAAGGCCGCGGAGATGAACGTGACGCTGGGAATCACACGGGCGGCGGTGGGGGGCGGTGCCTTGTTCCCCGCGTTGCGGCAGGAATATGCGGATCGCGGGATTCTTTGTCTGCAATGCTACGCGACCGCCGATTTGGGCAATATCGCCTATGAAAGCCCCGACTTTAACTCTCCCGTAAGCCCACCCGAGGGGATGATCGTGGATGAGGGCGTGATCGTGGAGATCGTGACCCCCGGCACCGGCAATCCCGTGTCAGCGGGTGATGTCGGCGAGGTTGTCGTTACATCGCTGAACCCGGATTACCCGCTGGTGCGTTTTGCCACCGGGGATCTGAGCGCTGTGATGCCCGGTCAAAGCCCCTGCGGGCGTACCAATATGCGCATCAAGGGCTGGATGGGACGCGCTGATCAGACCACCAAGATCAAGGGCATGTTCGTGCGCCCCGAGCAGGTCGCGGCGTTGGTGGCGCGTCATGATGCCATCCTCAAAGCGCGCGTCATCGCTACCCGCGACGGTGCACAAGACGTGATGACGGTGCAGGTCGAAGCCACCGGGGTGTCGCCTGATGACATCGCGGATGCGGTGGTCGCGACCCTGAAGATGAAGGGTCGCGTTGAAGTCATGGCCCCTGGCAGTCTGCCCAAGGATGGTTTGGTGATCGAAGATCAGCGCAGCTATGAGTGA
- the yghU gene encoding glutathione-dependent disulfide-bond oxidoreductase: protein MTDTSDYTPPTVWTWDAGSGGKFANINRPVAGATHDKALPVGKHPFQLYSLATPNGVKVTVMLEELLELGIKEAEYDAWLIKIGDGDQFGSGFVEVNPNSKIPALMDRSGKTPTRVFESGAILLHLAERFGKFMPTEPGPRAETLSWLFWQMGSAPYLGGGFGHFYAYAPEKFEYPINRFTMETKRQLDVLDRQLAGHAFIVGDKYTIADIAIWSWYGQLVLGRLYDAAEFLDVESYENVMRWAKTINARPAVQRGRMVNRTSGEPETQLRERHDAGDFETQTQDKIGEEA, encoded by the coding sequence ATGACCGATACATCCGATTATACCCCGCCCACCGTCTGGACCTGGGACGCTGGGAGCGGCGGCAAATTTGCCAATATCAACCGTCCTGTCGCCGGTGCAACCCATGACAAGGCATTGCCCGTCGGCAAGCACCCTTTCCAGCTCTACTCACTGGCCACGCCCAATGGTGTAAAGGTAACGGTGATGCTGGAAGAACTGCTCGAGCTGGGCATCAAAGAGGCCGAATATGACGCTTGGCTGATCAAAATCGGCGACGGTGATCAATTCGGCAGCGGCTTTGTGGAGGTCAATCCGAACTCCAAAATCCCTGCGCTGATGGACCGCTCGGGCAAAACCCCGACGCGTGTGTTTGAATCTGGCGCGATCCTGCTGCACCTGGCGGAACGGTTTGGGAAATTCATGCCGACCGAACCGGGCCCGCGCGCCGAAACGCTGTCCTGGCTGTTCTGGCAAATGGGCTCCGCACCCTATCTGGGCGGGGGTTTTGGTCATTTCTACGCCTATGCGCCAGAAAAATTCGAATACCCGATCAACCGTTTCACGATGGAGACCAAACGCCAATTGGACGTGCTGGATCGCCAACTGGCGGGTCATGCTTTCATCGTAGGGGATAAATACACCATCGCCGATATCGCGATCTGGTCGTGGTACGGGCAACTGGTGCTGGGCCGTCTCTATGATGCGGCGGAATTTCTGGATGTTGAAAGCTATGAAAACGTCATGCGGTGGGCCAAAACCATCAATGCGCGCCCCGCCGTGCAGCGCGGGCGCATGGTCAACCGCACTTCTGGCGAACCCGAGACGCAATTACGTGAACGCCATGACGCGGGTGATTTCGAAACCCAAACGCAGGATAAGATCGGCGAAGAAGCCTAA
- the ykgO gene encoding type B 50S ribosomal protein L36, producing MKVRNSLRSLKNRHRDCRVVRRKGRVYVINKTQRRFKARQG from the coding sequence ATGAAGGTTCGCAATTCGCTCCGCTCGCTCAAGAATCGGCACCGCGACTGCCGTGTTGTGCGACGCAAAGGCCGCGTTTACGTGATCAACAAGACACAGCGCCGGTTCAAAGCCCGTCAGGGCTGA
- a CDS encoding N-formylglutamate amidohydrolase: MSKPAFEVFYPERNKSCVVFASPHSGRDYPWSLLRTTVLDDHVIRSSEDAYVDLLFDCATQFGATFLKAGAPRAYVDLNRSADELDPALIEGVRRQSHNPRIASGLGVIPRVVANGRAIYRGKLSMIEAQNRLNTCWHPYHKMLQSLLVDAVQQHGQAVLIDCHSMPHEAVQSVVRRGAKRPEVVLGDRFGAAASGEFVDRIEAAFTAAGFVVSRNAPFAGAYVTQAYGRPNRGQHAVQIEIDRALYMDEKTIKPSRHFVDVQRRLRSVIAEIALIGQERMPLAAE, translated from the coding sequence ATGAGCAAGCCAGCGTTTGAAGTCTTTTACCCCGAGCGGAATAAATCCTGTGTGGTCTTCGCCTCGCCCCACAGCGGGCGGGACTATCCGTGGTCCCTGCTCCGGACAACCGTGCTGGATGATCATGTGATCCGATCGTCCGAGGACGCCTATGTGGATTTGCTTTTCGATTGTGCGACGCAGTTTGGTGCGACCTTCCTGAAGGCGGGCGCGCCGCGTGCCTATGTCGATCTCAATCGGAGCGCTGACGAATTGGACCCGGCATTGATTGAGGGCGTGCGGCGGCAAAGTCACAATCCCCGTATCGCGTCGGGTCTGGGTGTGATTCCCCGTGTCGTGGCCAATGGGCGCGCGATCTATCGCGGCAAGCTCAGCATGATCGAGGCGCAGAATCGGTTGAACACGTGCTGGCACCCCTATCACAAAATGCTGCAATCCTTGCTTGTGGATGCTGTGCAGCAGCATGGTCAGGCCGTGTTGATTGATTGTCACTCGATGCCGCATGAGGCCGTACAGAGCGTTGTGCGTCGGGGGGCAAAACGGCCGGAGGTTGTGCTCGGTGACCGTTTTGGCGCGGCTGCCAGCGGGGAGTTTGTGGACCGGATCGAGGCGGCATTTACCGCTGCGGGTTTTGTCGTGTCGCGCAATGCACCCTTTGCCGGTGCCTATGTGACGCAGGCCTACGGGCGTCCGAACCGCGGCCAGCACGCGGTTCAGATCGAGATCGATCGCGCGCTTTACATGGATGAAAAGACGATTAAACCCTCACGGCATTTTGTGGATGTGCAACGCAGGCTCCGCAGTGTTATCGCGGAGATCGCATTGATAGGACAGGAGCGCATGCCGCTGGCCGCCGAATAG
- a CDS encoding DNA polymerase IV, whose translation MPALCRDCLSQFDTGRRCPTCGGPRIVAHPELFSLSIAHMDCDAFYASVEKRDDPSLQDKPVIIGGGRRGVVSTACYVARIRGVRSAMPMFQALKLCPEAVIIKPRMEAYVEASRAIRDMMSEMTPDIEPLSLDEAFMDLSGTERLHGCPPAVMLARLIRRMRSELGLTGSIGLSHNKFLAKVASDLDKPHGFSVIGAAETNDFLRDKPVRMIWGVGPAAQASFDKAGIRTFADLLRWERTELIARFGTTGDRLWHLARGQDARRVSSNSPMKSISNETTFNEDTNDPDLLDGHLWRMAEKVADRAKAKDLAGRVVTLKLKRSDHSLLSKRLSLRDATQMADTIYRTARALFDQIGDQGPYRLLGCGISDLIEATGADRSGDLLDPLAKRRSDAERATDKIRARFGSDAILKGRALR comes from the coding sequence ATGCCCGCCCTTTGCCGCGATTGCCTGAGCCAATTCGATACCGGACGCCGTTGCCCGACCTGTGGCGGCCCGCGTATCGTCGCGCATCCTGAACTTTTTTCACTCTCCATCGCACATATGGATTGCGACGCCTTCTATGCCTCGGTTGAAAAACGCGACGATCCCAGCCTCCAGGACAAGCCCGTCATTATCGGCGGTGGACGGCGCGGGGTTGTCTCGACCGCCTGTTATGTGGCGCGCATTCGCGGTGTGCGTTCTGCCATGCCGATGTTTCAGGCGCTCAAACTCTGCCCCGAAGCGGTGATCATTAAGCCGCGCATGGAAGCCTATGTCGAAGCCTCGCGCGCGATTCGCGATATGATGTCGGAAATGACGCCAGATATCGAACCGCTGTCGCTGGATGAAGCCTTCATGGATCTTTCGGGCACTGAGCGCCTGCATGGGTGCCCCCCGGCGGTGATGCTGGCGCGTCTCATCCGGCGCATGCGCAGCGAGCTGGGTCTGACCGGCTCCATCGGTCTCAGCCATAACAAATTCCTCGCCAAGGTCGCCTCCGACCTCGATAAACCGCATGGGTTTTCGGTCATTGGTGCCGCGGAAACCAATGATTTTTTGCGCGACAAGCCGGTGCGGATGATCTGGGGCGTGGGCCCCGCTGCGCAAGCGTCTTTCGACAAAGCGGGCATTCGGACCTTCGCCGATCTTTTGCGATGGGAACGCACGGAATTGATTGCGCGTTTTGGGACCACGGGCGACCGGCTCTGGCATCTGGCGCGCGGACAGGACGCCCGGCGCGTCTCCTCCAACAGCCCGATGAAATCCATTTCCAACGAAACCACCTTCAACGAGGACACAAACGATCCTGACCTCCTGGATGGGCACCTGTGGCGCATGGCGGAAAAGGTCGCGGATCGCGCCAAGGCCAAGGATCTGGCGGGCCGTGTCGTCACGCTGAAACTCAAGCGGTCGGATCATTCGTTACTGTCCAAACGGCTCAGCCTGCGTGATGCGACGCAGATGGCCGATACGATCTATCGCACCGCGCGCGCTCTCTTTGATCAGATCGGCGATCAAGGCCCCTACCGGCTGCTTGGCTGTGGCATTTCGGATCTGATTGAGGCGACGGGGGCGGACCGCTCCGGGGACCTGCTGGATCCGCTGGCCAAACGGCGCAGCGACGCAGAACGCGCGACTGATAAGATACGCGCGCGCTTCGGCAGTGACGCAATTCTGAAAGGGCGCGCGTTACGTTAA
- the pyrF gene encoding orotidine-5'-phosphate decarboxylase gives MMDDRLIVALDVPNAPAGQDLAAQLGDAVNFYKIGLGMLTGGGLALANELKQEHGKRIFLDMKLFDISATIEAAVRGLAQFDLDFLTVHGDPHVVDAAKQGAAGSDMKILAVTILTSLDRNDLDACQIRAGDISDLVTTRASRAFEAGADGVIASPQEAAMIRALPLAHDRLIVTPGVRPAGAEMGDQKRVATPARAIADGADHIVVGRPVWQSPTPRLAAETILAELNGA, from the coding sequence ATGATGGACGACCGTTTGATCGTGGCGCTGGATGTGCCTAATGCACCGGCCGGCCAGGACCTTGCCGCGCAACTGGGCGATGCGGTAAATTTCTACAAGATCGGGTTGGGGATGTTGACCGGGGGCGGGCTGGCATTGGCCAATGAGCTCAAACAGGAACACGGCAAGCGCATCTTTCTGGACATGAAGCTCTTTGACATCAGCGCCACGATTGAGGCCGCCGTGCGCGGATTGGCGCAATTCGATCTCGATTTTCTGACGGTACATGGCGATCCGCATGTGGTGGATGCTGCCAAGCAAGGTGCCGCCGGGTCAGACATGAAAATACTGGCCGTCACCATCCTGACATCACTGGACCGAAATGACCTGGATGCCTGTCAGATCCGCGCGGGTGATATTTCCGATCTGGTCACAACCCGCGCAAGCCGCGCCTTTGAAGCCGGGGCGGATGGCGTCATTGCCTCCCCGCAAGAGGCGGCAATGATCCGCGCGTTGCCCTTAGCCCACGACCGGTTGATTGTGACGCCCGGTGTGCGCCCGGCAGGTGCCGAAATGGGCGATCAAAAGCGCGTCGCCACCCCAGCCCGCGCAATCGCCGATGGGGCGGATCACATCGTTGTCGGGCGCCCGGTCTGGCAATCACCCACCCCGCGCTTGGCCGCAGAGACGATTCTCGCAGAACTCAACGGGGCCTAA
- the clpB gene encoding ATP-dependent chaperone ClpB has translation MDLSKFTERSRGFIQAAQTIATRESHQRLSPEHLLKALMDDDQGLASNLISAAGGELAQVVQSLALALSKIPKVSGDAAQIYLDNPTQKVLVEAEALAKKAGDSFVPVERLLMALCMVKSAAKTALDAGGVTAQGLNTAINDIRKGRTADTASAEDGYDALKKYAMDLTARAEAGKIDPIIGRDEEIRRAMQVLSRRTKNNPVLIGEPGVGKTAIAEGLALRIVNGDVPESLRNKKLLSLDMGALIAGAKYRGEFEERLKAVLTEVTEAAGEIILFIDEMHTLVGAGKADGAMDAANLIKPALARGELHCVGATTLDEYRKYVEKDAALARRFQPVMILEPTVEDTVSILRGIKEKYELHHGVRISDSALVAAATLSHRYITDRFLPDKAIDLMDEAASRLRMEVDSKPEELDALDRSILQMQIEAEALRAEDDVASKDRLETLEKDLAELQERSDELTAQWQAERDKLSGARDLKEKLDHARAELEIAKREGNLAKAGELSYGVIPQLEKELEAAEGRDDSDRLVEEAVRPEQIAGVVERWTGIPAGKMLEGERDKLLRMEDQLHNRVIGQNAAVRALSNAVRRARAGLNDENRPLGSFLFLGPTGVGKTELTKAVAEFLFDDDNAMVRIDMSEFMEKHAVSRLIGAPPGYVGYDEGGVLTEAVRRRPYQVVLFDEVEKAHPDVFNVLLQVLDDGVLTDGQGRTVDFKQTLIILTSNLGAQALSQLPDGADASDAKRDVMDAVRAHFRPEFLNRLDETIIFDRLGREDMGGIVDIQMARLLKRLAARKIILDLDAGAHQWLADEGYDPVFGARPLKRVIQRALQDPLAEMLLAGDVKDGDVLNISVGAEGLIIGDRVAATNRPKPDDAVVH, from the coding sequence ATGGACTTGAGTAAGTTCACGGAACGGTCGCGCGGTTTCATTCAGGCCGCCCAGACCATAGCGACACGCGAAAGCCACCAGCGGCTGTCACCCGAGCATCTGTTGAAAGCGTTGATGGATGATGATCAGGGTTTGGCCAGCAATCTGATATCCGCAGCGGGTGGTGAGCTTGCGCAGGTGGTGCAATCACTGGCGCTGGCGCTCTCGAAAATCCCCAAAGTCAGCGGGGATGCGGCGCAGATTTACCTCGACAACCCGACCCAGAAGGTTCTGGTCGAAGCCGAAGCCCTTGCCAAGAAAGCAGGCGATAGTTTCGTGCCAGTCGAACGCCTCCTGATGGCATTGTGCATGGTGAAATCCGCCGCCAAAACCGCCTTGGATGCGGGCGGCGTGACGGCCCAGGGGCTGAATACAGCGATCAATGACATTCGCAAGGGGCGCACGGCGGATACGGCCAGCGCCGAAGATGGCTATGATGCGCTGAAGAAATACGCGATGGATCTGACGGCGCGCGCGGAGGCGGGCAAGATCGATCCGATCATTGGCCGTGACGAGGAAATCCGCCGCGCGATGCAGGTGTTGAGTCGCCGGACCAAAAACAACCCGGTTCTGATCGGTGAGCCCGGTGTGGGTAAAACCGCCATTGCCGAAGGGTTGGCGCTGCGGATCGTGAATGGCGACGTTCCGGAGTCTTTGCGCAACAAGAAGCTGTTGTCGCTTGATATGGGTGCGTTGATCGCCGGTGCGAAATACCGCGGTGAGTTTGAGGAACGCCTCAAGGCGGTTCTGACCGAGGTCACCGAGGCCGCGGGCGAGATCATCCTGTTCATTGATGAGATGCACACGCTGGTTGGCGCGGGCAAGGCGGATGGCGCGATGGATGCGGCCAACCTGATCAAACCGGCGCTGGCGCGCGGCGAATTGCACTGCGTGGGCGCGACCACGCTCGATGAATACCGCAAATATGTGGAGAAGGACGCGGCCCTTGCGCGCCGTTTCCAGCCGGTGATGATCCTGGAGCCGACGGTGGAGGATACGGTCTCCATCCTGCGGGGCATCAAGGAGAAATACGAATTGCACCATGGTGTGCGGATTTCGGACTCTGCGCTGGTCGCGGCGGCGACATTGAGCCACCGCTACATCACGGATCGGTTTTTGCCCGATAAAGCCATCGATCTGATGGATGAGGCGGCGAGCCGTTTGCGCATGGAAGTGGACAGCAAGCCCGAAGAACTGGACGCGCTGGACCGCTCGATTTTGCAGATGCAGATTGAGGCGGAAGCCCTGCGCGCCGAGGATGATGTGGCCAGCAAGGACCGTCTGGAGACGCTCGAGAAGGACCTCGCCGAGTTGCAGGAGCGCAGCGATGAGTTGACGGCGCAGTGGCAGGCGGAACGGGATAAGCTGTCGGGTGCGCGCGACCTCAAGGAGAAGCTGGACCACGCCCGCGCCGAATTGGAAATCGCAAAGCGTGAGGGTAATCTGGCCAAGGCTGGGGAGCTCTCCTATGGTGTGATCCCTCAGTTGGAAAAAGAACTCGAAGCGGCGGAGGGTCGCGATGACAGCGACCGTCTGGTCGAGGAGGCCGTGCGCCCTGAGCAGATCGCGGGTGTGGTCGAGCGCTGGACCGGTATCCCCGCAGGCAAAATGCTGGAGGGCGAGCGTGATAAGCTGTTGCGCATGGAGGATCAGCTGCACAACCGGGTGATCGGCCAAAATGCGGCTGTGCGCGCCCTGTCCAATGCGGTGCGCCGGGCGCGGGCCGGTCTGAACGATGAAAACCGTCCGCTTGGATCGTTCCTGTTCCTGGGCCCAACTGGCGTGGGCAAGACCGAACTGACCAAAGCCGTGGCGGAATTCCTGTTTGATGATGACAACGCGATGGTGCGCATCGATATGTCAGAATTCATGGAGAAACATGCCGTGAGCCGTCTGATTGGTGCCCCTCCGGGTTATGTCGGATATGATGAGGGCGGTGTATTGACGGAAGCCGTGCGGCGCAGGCCGTATCAAGTGGTGCTGTTTGACGAGGTCGAAAAAGCGCATCCGGATGTGTTTAACGTGCTGTTGCAGGTGCTCGATGATGGGGTGCTGACCGATGGTCAGGGCCGCACGGTTGATTTCAAACAGACGCTGATCATCCTGACCTCCAACCTTGGGGCGCAGGCGCTGAGCCAATTGCCCGATGGCGCGGATGCCTCTGATGCCAAGCGCGATGTGATGGACGCGGTGCGCGCCCATTTCCGCCCCGAATTCCTGAACCGCCTGGATGAGACGATCATCTTTGACCGTCTGGGCCGCGAGGATATGGGCGGGATTGTCGATATTCAAATGGCGCGGTTGCTCAAACGCTTGGCGGCGCGCAAGATCATATTGGATCTGGACGCCGGTGCGCATCAATGGCTGGCGGATGAGGGCTATGACCCGGTCTTCGGCGCGCGCCCTCTGAAACGTGTGATCCAACGAGCCTTGCAGGATCCGCTGGCGGAAATGCTTCTCGCGGGGGATGTGAAGGACGGGGATGTGCTCAATATCTCCGTCGGGGCCGAGGGCTTGATCATCGGGGACCGGGTGGCAGCCACGAACCGGCCCAAGCCGGATGATGCGGTCGTGCATTAA